One window of the Klebsiella oxytoca genome contains the following:
- the lldR gene encoding transcriptional regulator LldR: MIVMPKRLADDVARRVRALIEEQQLEAGMRLPAERQLAMQLGVSRNSLREALAMLVNEGVLLSRRGGGTFVRWQHEAWSEQNIVQPLKTLLSDDPDYSFDILEARHAIEASTAWHAAMRATDAEKEKIRLCFEATQSEDPDLASQADVRFHLAIAEASHNVVLLQTMRGFFDLLQSSVKESRQRMYLVPPVFARLTEQHQAVMEAIIAGDPDGARQAMMAHLGFVHATIKRFDEDQARQARITRLPGDHNDNSRENL, encoded by the coding sequence GTGATAGTGATGCCTAAACGCCTTGCCGACGACGTAGCCCGTCGCGTGCGGGCGCTGATTGAAGAACAACAACTGGAGGCGGGCATGCGATTGCCCGCCGAGCGCCAGCTGGCAATGCAGCTTGGCGTATCGCGCAATTCGCTGCGTGAAGCGCTGGCGATGTTAGTCAACGAAGGGGTGCTGCTCAGCCGTCGCGGCGGCGGCACCTTCGTGCGCTGGCAGCACGAAGCGTGGTCGGAGCAAAATATCGTTCAGCCGCTGAAAACGCTGCTCTCCGACGATCCTGATTACAGTTTCGATATCCTCGAAGCCCGCCACGCCATCGAGGCCAGCACAGCCTGGCACGCGGCGATGCGGGCAACCGATGCCGAAAAAGAGAAAATCCGCCTCTGCTTTGAAGCCACCCAAAGTGAAGACCCGGACCTGGCCTCGCAGGCCGACGTCCGTTTCCATCTGGCGATTGCCGAAGCCTCGCACAACGTAGTACTGCTGCAAACCATGCGCGGTTTTTTCGACCTCTTACAATCCTCGGTCAAGGAGAGCCGCCAGCGGATGTACCTCGTTCCGCCGGTGTTCGCTCGCCTGACCGAACAGCACCAGGCGGTCATGGAGGCGATTATCGCCGGCGATCCCGATGGTGCCAGACAGGCGATGATGGCCCATTTGGGCTTTGTCCACGCCACTATCAAACGCTTTGATGAAGACCAGGCCCGCCAGGCGCGAATTACCCGCCTGCCCGGAGACCATAACGACAATTCCAGGGAGAACTTGTGA
- a CDS encoding divergent polysaccharide deacetylase family protein codes for MLQFRRIALAVTSTLVMASPVFAGKLSIVIDDFGYRPQTENQVLALPATISVAVLPNAPHAREMATKAHNLGHEVLIHLPMAPLSKQPLEKDTLRPDMNSSEIERIIREAYGKVPYAVGLNNHMGSAMTSNLFGMQKVMQALERYNLYFLDSVTIGNTQAMRAAQGTGVKVIKRKVFLDDTQNEADIRYQFNRAIALARRNGSAIAIGHPHPTTVRVLQQMVYSLPPDITLVRPSSLLNEPQVDTSTPNSAPPPQQPPRNPFRGVKLCKPKHPPQPVNASRFFTILSESISQSALVQYYQLKWQGWDKPTN; via the coding sequence TTGCTTCAATTTCGCAGAATTGCACTCGCGGTAACCAGTACGCTGGTTATGGCGTCGCCGGTTTTTGCCGGCAAACTCTCCATTGTTATTGACGACTTTGGCTATCGTCCTCAAACGGAAAACCAGGTGCTGGCGCTGCCAGCGACGATCTCCGTTGCCGTACTCCCTAATGCGCCCCACGCTCGAGAAATGGCGACTAAAGCGCATAATCTCGGCCACGAAGTGCTGATTCACCTGCCGATGGCGCCGCTGAGCAAGCAGCCGCTGGAAAAAGACACGCTCCGCCCGGATATGAACAGCAGCGAGATTGAGCGCATTATCCGCGAAGCCTACGGCAAGGTTCCGTACGCCGTGGGGCTGAATAACCATATGGGCAGCGCCATGACGTCGAATCTCTTCGGTATGCAGAAGGTGATGCAGGCACTTGAACGCTACAATCTTTACTTCCTTGATAGCGTCACGATTGGCAACACCCAGGCCATGCGCGCGGCGCAGGGCACCGGAGTGAAGGTGATTAAGCGCAAGGTGTTCCTTGACGATACCCAGAACGAAGCGGATATACGCTATCAGTTTAACCGCGCCATCGCTTTGGCACGGCGCAACGGCTCTGCGATTGCTATCGGGCACCCGCACCCGACAACGGTGCGCGTGCTGCAGCAGATGGTATATAGCCTGCCGCCGGATATCACGCTGGTACGCCCGAGCAGCCTGCTAAACGAGCCGCAGGTGGATACCTCAACGCCGAATAGTGCACCGCCGCCACAACAGCCGCCGCGCAACCCGTTCCGGGGCGTGAAGCTATGTAAACCGAAGCATCCGCCGCAGCCGGTTAATGCCAGCCGCTTCTTTACTATTCTGAGCGAAAGCATCAGCCAGAGCGCCCTGGTACAGTACTACCAGCTGAAGTGGCAGGGCTGGGATAAACCCACCAACTAA
- the cysE gene encoding serine O-acetyltransferase — MPCEELDIVWNNIKAEARALADCEPMLASFYHATLLKHENLGSALSYMLANKLASPIMPAIAIREVVEEAYAADPEMIASAACDIQAVRTRDPAVDKYSTPLLYLKGFHALQAYRIGHWLWNQGRRALAIFLQNQVSVSFQVDIHPAAKIGRGIMLDHATGIVVGETAVIEDDVSILQSVTLGGTGKTSGDRHPKIREGVMIGAGAKILGNIEVGRGAKIGAGSVVLQPVPPHTTAAGVPARIVGKPESDKPAMDMDQHFNGIHHTFEYGDGI; from the coding sequence ATGCCGTGTGAAGAACTGGATATCGTCTGGAATAACATCAAAGCCGAAGCTCGGGCTTTAGCTGACTGTGAGCCGATGCTCGCCAGTTTTTACCACGCCACGCTACTCAAGCACGAAAATCTCGGCAGCGCCCTGAGCTATATGCTGGCAAACAAGCTTGCCTCGCCGATTATGCCCGCCATCGCCATTCGTGAAGTGGTGGAAGAGGCCTATGCCGCCGACCCGGAAATGATTGCCTCCGCCGCCTGCGATATTCAGGCGGTGCGCACCCGCGACCCTGCGGTTGATAAATACTCAACGCCGCTGCTCTACCTGAAGGGCTTTCATGCCCTGCAGGCCTATCGTATCGGCCACTGGCTGTGGAATCAGGGGCGCCGGGCGCTGGCTATCTTCCTGCAAAACCAGGTTTCCGTCTCGTTCCAGGTCGATATCCACCCGGCAGCGAAGATTGGCCGCGGGATCATGCTCGACCACGCCACCGGTATCGTGGTCGGTGAAACGGCGGTGATTGAAGATGATGTATCCATTCTGCAATCGGTTACCCTTGGCGGTACCGGTAAAACCAGCGGCGACCGTCACCCGAAAATTCGCGAAGGCGTGATGATTGGCGCCGGGGCGAAGATCCTCGGCAACATCGAAGTCGGGCGCGGAGCAAAAATCGGCGCAGGCTCAGTGGTGCTGCAGCCAGTGCCGCCGCATACCACCGCAGCAGGTGTTCCTGCGCGCATCGTCGGCAAGCCGGAGAGCGATAAGCCGGCGATGGATATGGATCAGCACTTTAACGGGATACACCACACTTTTGAGTACGGCGACGGGATTTAA
- a CDS encoding glycosyltransferase family 2 protein, protein MIKLSVCLLTCNSSRLLREVLPPLMKVADEFIVIDSGSTDATLQICQQFALTVHHHPYTAHGAQMNYATSLASHDWVLCMDSDEILDDDVVAAILALKAGDEPAPDCAWRLPRYWFVLGEQVRTIYPVSSPDFPVRLFNRSAARFNDRPVDDQVIGFTHSTRLPGFVRHDTFYSLHEVFSKLNSYTTRLVKYQKIRPSIGRGVISAIGAFFKWYLFSGAWRKGKVGVVTGLYATFYSFLKYFKAWYAHQDKPKSAADKHTDSRTI, encoded by the coding sequence ATGATTAAACTATCTGTATGCTTATTGACCTGTAATTCATCCCGCTTATTACGGGAGGTATTACCCCCATTGATGAAGGTAGCCGATGAATTTATCGTCATCGACTCAGGCAGCACGGATGCCACGCTGCAGATTTGCCAACAATTCGCTCTCACGGTACATCACCATCCCTATACCGCTCACGGTGCACAAATGAATTATGCCACCTCCCTGGCCAGCCACGACTGGGTTCTGTGCATGGATAGCGATGAGATCCTTGATGATGACGTGGTGGCAGCTATTCTGGCTTTGAAGGCGGGCGATGAGCCGGCTCCAGACTGCGCATGGCGTCTGCCGCGCTACTGGTTCGTGCTGGGAGAACAGGTACGAACCATCTATCCGGTATCATCGCCGGATTTCCCGGTTCGCCTGTTTAATCGTTCCGCTGCCAGGTTCAACGATCGGCCTGTAGACGATCAGGTTATCGGTTTTACGCACTCCACCAGGCTCCCGGGCTTCGTGCGCCACGATACCTTCTACTCCCTGCATGAAGTGTTCAGTAAGCTCAATAGCTACACGACACGGCTGGTGAAATATCAGAAGATCAGGCCATCAATCGGACGAGGGGTGATTAGCGCCATTGGCGCATTCTTTAAGTGGTATCTGTTCAGCGGAGCGTGGCGAAAGGGCAAGGTTGGGGTAGTTACCGGCCTTTACGCGACTTTTTACAGCTTTCTTAAATATTTTAAAGCCTGGTATGCCCATCAGGATAAGCCGAAATCCGCGGCGGATAAGCACACGGATTCACGAACGATTTAG
- the gpsA gene encoding NAD(P)H-dependent glycerol-3-phosphate dehydrogenase produces the protein MNALNAAMTVIGAGSYGTALAITLARNGHHVVLWGHDPKHIATLQHDRCNAAFLPDVPFPDTLHLESDLATALAASRDILVVVPSHVFGEVLRQIKPLMRPDARLVWATKGLEAETGRLLQDVAREALGDDIPLAVISGPTFAKELAAGLPTAISLASTDPQFADDLQSLLHCGKSFRVYINPDFIGVQLGGAVKNVIAIGAGMSDGIGFGANARTALITRGLVEMSRLGEALGADPETFMGMAGLGDLVLTCTDNQSRNRRFGMMLGQGMDVQSAQDKIGQVVEGYRNTKEVRVLAQRLGVEMPITEEIYQVLYCGKIAREAALTLLGRARKDERSN, from the coding sequence ATGAACGCGCTTAACGCTGCAATGACTGTGATCGGTGCCGGCTCTTACGGCACCGCTCTTGCCATCACCCTGGCAAGAAATGGCCACCACGTTGTGCTGTGGGGCCATGACCCGAAACATATTGCGACGCTGCAGCACGATCGCTGTAACGCCGCATTTCTTCCTGATGTTCCTTTCCCAGATACGTTGCATCTGGAGAGCGATCTGGCGACCGCGCTGGCTGCCAGCCGCGATATCCTGGTTGTCGTGCCGAGCCACGTGTTTGGCGAAGTGCTGCGGCAGATTAAACCGCTGATGCGTCCTGACGCTCGCCTGGTTTGGGCGACAAAAGGCCTCGAAGCGGAAACCGGACGTCTGCTGCAGGACGTGGCGCGCGAAGCGCTGGGCGATGATATCCCGCTGGCGGTGATTTCCGGCCCGACCTTCGCGAAAGAGTTGGCGGCAGGCCTGCCGACGGCTATCTCGCTGGCGTCTACGGATCCGCAGTTCGCGGACGATCTGCAAAGCCTGCTGCACTGCGGTAAGAGTTTCCGCGTCTATATCAATCCGGACTTCATCGGCGTTCAGCTCGGCGGCGCGGTGAAAAACGTTATCGCTATCGGCGCCGGCATGTCTGACGGTATCGGTTTTGGCGCTAACGCGAGAACTGCGCTGATTACTCGCGGGCTGGTCGAGATGTCTCGTCTTGGGGAGGCCCTTGGCGCCGATCCCGAGACCTTTATGGGCATGGCGGGCCTGGGCGATCTGGTGCTGACCTGCACCGATAATCAGTCGCGTAACCGCCGCTTTGGCATGATGCTCGGTCAGGGCATGGATGTGCAAAGCGCGCAGGATAAAATTGGCCAGGTGGTCGAAGGTTACCGCAATACCAAAGAGGTTCGCGTTCTGGCGCAGCGTTTAGGCGTCGAAATGCCAATAACCGAGGAAATTTATCAGGTATTGTATTGCGGAAAAATTGCGCGCGAGGCAGCATTGACCTTATTAGGTCGTGCTCGCAAGGATGAGCGTAGCAACTAA
- a CDS encoding rhodanese-like domain-containing protein, producing MQEIMQFISRHPVLSIAWVALLAAVLFTTFKGLMSKVKVITRGEATRLINKEDAVVVDLRQRDDFRKGHIAGSVNLLPSDIKANNVGELEKYKAQPIIVVDGSGMQAQEPASALNKAGFEKVFVLKEGIAGWSGENLPLVRGK from the coding sequence ATGCAAGAAATTATGCAATTCATCAGCCGTCACCCCGTTCTGAGCATCGCGTGGGTCGCGCTGCTGGCGGCGGTGCTGTTCACTACGTTTAAAGGGCTGATGTCAAAAGTTAAAGTCATCACCCGTGGTGAAGCGACGCGCCTGATCAACAAAGAAGATGCCGTGGTTGTCGACCTGCGTCAGCGTGACGATTTCCGCAAAGGCCATATTGCGGGTTCCGTTAACCTGCTGCCGAGCGATATCAAAGCAAATAACGTCGGCGAGTTGGAAAAGTACAAAGCACAACCCATTATAGTGGTAGACGGCTCAGGTATGCAGGCGCAAGAACCCGCCAGCGCGCTGAACAAAGCCGGTTTTGAAAAGGTCTTCGTACTGAAGGAAGGCATCGCTGGCTGGAGCGGCGAGAACCTTCCGCTGGTACGCGGTAAATAA
- the lldD gene encoding FMN-dependent L-lactate dehydrogenase LldD has translation MIISAASDYRAAAQRILPPFLFHYIDGGAYAEHTLRRNVEDLSDVALRQRILRNMSDLSLETTLFNEKLAMPTALAPVGLCGMYARRGEVQAAGAADEKGIPFTLSTVSVCPIEEVAPTIKRPMWFQLYVLRDRGFMRNALERAKAAGCSTLVFTVDMPTPGARYRDAHSGMSGPNAAMRRYWQAMTHPQWSWDVGLNGRPHDLGNISAYLGKPTGLEDYIGWLANNFDPSISWKDLEWIREFWDGPMVIKGILDPDDARDAVRFGADGIVVSNHGGRQLDGVLSSARALPAIADAVKGDITILADSGIRNGLDVVRMIALGADSVLLGRAYLYALATHGKQGVANLLNLIEKEMKVAMTLTGAKTIGEISRDSLVQNADALRTFDTIKAGNAAVTPHTGPLPQGEETVRQAG, from the coding sequence ATGATTATTTCCGCCGCCAGCGACTACCGCGCCGCCGCACAGCGTATCCTGCCACCGTTCCTGTTCCACTATATCGACGGCGGCGCTTACGCCGAGCACACTTTACGCCGCAACGTTGAAGACCTGTCCGACGTGGCCCTGCGTCAGCGTATTCTGCGCAATATGTCAGACCTGAGCCTGGAAACCACCTTATTCAACGAGAAGCTGGCGATGCCAACGGCGCTGGCCCCTGTCGGCCTATGCGGCATGTACGCCCGCCGCGGTGAAGTCCAGGCTGCAGGCGCAGCGGATGAAAAAGGCATCCCTTTCACTCTCTCTACCGTTTCCGTTTGTCCGATTGAAGAAGTCGCCCCAACCATCAAGCGCCCGATGTGGTTCCAGCTCTACGTTCTGCGTGACCGCGGTTTTATGCGCAACGCGCTGGAGCGGGCTAAGGCGGCGGGCTGCTCCACGCTGGTCTTTACCGTCGATATGCCAACGCCCGGTGCACGCTATCGTGATGCCCACTCCGGGATGAGCGGCCCGAATGCGGCAATGCGCCGCTACTGGCAGGCAATGACCCATCCGCAGTGGTCATGGGACGTCGGATTAAACGGTCGTCCGCACGATTTAGGCAATATCTCCGCCTACCTCGGCAAACCAACCGGCCTGGAAGATTACATCGGCTGGCTGGCGAATAACTTCGATCCGTCGATCTCCTGGAAAGACCTTGAGTGGATCCGCGAGTTCTGGGACGGGCCGATGGTGATCAAGGGGATCCTCGATCCGGATGATGCCCGCGACGCGGTGCGCTTCGGCGCAGATGGCATCGTGGTTTCTAACCACGGCGGCCGCCAGCTTGATGGCGTTCTCTCTTCCGCCCGTGCTCTGCCCGCGATTGCCGATGCGGTTAAAGGCGACATTACCATCCTCGCCGACAGCGGCATCCGCAACGGCCTCGATGTCGTGCGCATGATTGCCCTCGGCGCCGATAGCGTGCTGCTTGGCCGCGCCTATCTGTATGCGTTAGCCACTCACGGCAAGCAGGGAGTGGCCAATCTGTTGAACCTGATCGAGAAAGAGATGAAGGTGGCAATGACGCTGACCGGCGCGAAAACCATCGGAGAAATCAGCCGCGACTCTCTGGTACAAAACGCCGATGCGCTGCGGACTTTTGATACGATCAAAGCGGGAAACGCAGCGGTTACTCCCCACACTGGCCCTCTCCCACAAGGGGAGGAAACCGTCCGGCAGGCAGGTTAG
- the gpmM gene encoding 2,3-bisphosphoglycerate-independent phosphoglycerate mutase, whose protein sequence is MSVSKKPMVLVILDGYGYREDQQDNAIYSAKTPVMDALWAKRPHTLIDASGLEVGLPDRQMGNSEVGHVNLGAGRIVYQDLTRLDVEIKERTFFANPVLTGAVDKAIAAGKAVHIMGLMSPGGVHSHEDHIMAMVELAAERGAEKIYLHAFLDGRDTPPRSAEKTLAKFEEKFAALGKGRVASIIGRYYAMDRDNRWDRVEQAYDLMTLAKGEFQADTAVAGLQAAYARDENDEFVKATVIRAAGQADAAMEDGDALIFMNFRADRAREITRAFVNADFDGFARKKVVNLDFVMLTEYAADIKVACAYPPASLVNTFGEWMAKKDKTQLRISETEKYAHVTFFFNGGVEEPFKGEERILINSPKVATYDLQPEMSSAELTEKLVAAIKGGQFDTIICNYPNGDMVGHTGVMEAAVKAVEALDHCIDQVSKAVESVGGQLLITADHGNAEQMRDPATGQAHTAHTNLPVPLIYVGDKNVKAVNGGKLSDIAPTMLTLMGMEIPQEMTGKPLFIVE, encoded by the coding sequence ATGTCGGTTTCTAAAAAACCTATGGTACTGGTGATCCTGGATGGCTACGGCTACCGTGAAGACCAGCAGGATAACGCTATTTACAGCGCTAAAACCCCCGTAATGGACGCACTGTGGGCGAAACGCCCGCATACCCTGATTGATGCCTCAGGCCTGGAAGTTGGTCTGCCGGATCGGCAAATGGGTAACTCCGAAGTGGGCCACGTCAACCTCGGCGCGGGCCGCATCGTGTATCAGGATCTGACCCGTCTGGACGTTGAAATCAAAGAACGTACCTTCTTCGCAAACCCGGTACTAACCGGCGCAGTCGATAAAGCCATTGCAGCGGGCAAAGCCGTGCATATTATGGGCCTGATGTCTCCGGGCGGCGTCCACAGCCACGAAGATCACATCATGGCAATGGTTGAGCTGGCAGCCGAGCGCGGCGCGGAAAAAATCTATCTGCACGCCTTCCTTGACGGCCGCGATACCCCGCCGCGCAGCGCTGAAAAGACGCTGGCGAAATTTGAAGAAAAATTTGCCGCGCTGGGTAAAGGCCGCGTTGCCTCCATCATTGGCCGCTACTACGCTATGGACCGCGACAACCGTTGGGATCGCGTTGAGCAGGCTTACGATCTGATGACCCTGGCAAAAGGCGAGTTCCAGGCCGATACCGCCGTTGCGGGCCTGCAGGCTGCCTATGCGCGCGATGAAAACGATGAATTCGTGAAAGCGACCGTTATCCGCGCTGCAGGCCAGGCCGATGCGGCTATGGAAGACGGCGACGCCCTGATTTTCATGAACTTCCGTGCCGACCGCGCACGCGAAATCACCCGCGCCTTCGTTAACGCCGATTTCGACGGTTTTGCCCGTAAGAAAGTGGTGAATCTCGATTTCGTTATGCTCACCGAATACGCCGCCGATATCAAAGTCGCCTGTGCTTACCCACCGGCTTCTCTGGTGAATACCTTCGGCGAATGGATGGCGAAAAAAGACAAAACCCAGCTGCGTATCTCCGAAACCGAAAAATACGCTCACGTGACCTTCTTCTTTAACGGCGGCGTTGAAGAACCGTTCAAAGGTGAAGAGCGCATTCTGATCAATTCGCCGAAAGTGGCGACCTACGATCTGCAGCCGGAAATGAGCTCCGCTGAGCTGACCGAAAAACTGGTTGCAGCCATCAAAGGCGGCCAGTTCGACACCATCATTTGTAACTACCCGAACGGCGATATGGTTGGCCACACCGGGGTGATGGAAGCCGCCGTTAAAGCGGTGGAAGCGCTGGATCACTGTATCGACCAGGTCAGCAAAGCCGTTGAATCCGTTGGCGGACAGCTGCTTATCACCGCAGACCACGGCAACGCCGAGCAGATGCGTGACCCGGCCACCGGTCAGGCGCATACCGCTCACACCAACCTGCCGGTTCCGCTGATTTATGTTGGCGATAAAAACGTCAAAGCGGTCAACGGCGGCAAACTTTCCGACATCGCGCCGACCATGCTGACGCTGATGGGAATGGAAATCCCGCAAGAGATGACTGGCAAGCCGCTGTTCATCGTGGAATAA
- the grxC gene encoding glutaredoxin 3 — protein MANIDIYTKATCPFCVRAKALLNSKGVTFNELPIDGDAAKREEMIQRSGRTTVPQIFIDAQHIGGCDDLYALDSRGGLDPLLR, from the coding sequence ATGGCCAATATTGATATCTATACCAAAGCGACCTGCCCGTTTTGCGTGCGTGCGAAAGCGCTGCTGAACAGCAAGGGCGTGACGTTCAACGAGTTGCCTATCGATGGCGATGCTGCGAAACGCGAAGAGATGATTCAGCGCAGCGGTAGAACGACGGTTCCGCAGATTTTTATTGATGCGCAGCACATTGGCGGCTGTGACGACTTGTATGCGCTTGATTCACGTGGTGGACTCGATCCCCTCCTGCGCTAA
- the secB gene encoding protein-export chaperone SecB — MSEQNSTEMTFQIQRIYTKDISFEAPNAPQVFQKDWQPEVKLDLDTASSQLAEGVYEVVLRVTVTASLGEETAFLCEVQQGGIFSIEGIEGTQMAHCLGAYCPTILFPYARECITSLVSRGTFPQLNLAPVNFDALFMNYLQQQAGEGAEQHQDA; from the coding sequence ATGTCAGAACAAAACAGCACCGAAATGACTTTCCAGATTCAGCGCATCTACACGAAGGATATTTCTTTCGAAGCGCCGAACGCTCCGCAAGTTTTCCAGAAAGATTGGCAGCCGGAAGTTAAACTTGATCTGGATACTGCTTCCAGCCAGCTGGCTGAAGGCGTGTATGAAGTGGTGCTGCGCGTGACCGTTACTGCCTCACTGGGCGAAGAAACCGCATTCCTGTGCGAAGTACAGCAGGGCGGTATTTTCTCCATCGAAGGCATTGAAGGCACCCAGATGGCGCACTGCCTCGGCGCATACTGCCCGACCATTCTGTTCCCGTACGCGCGTGAGTGCATCACCAGCCTGGTTTCTCGCGGTACCTTCCCGCAACTGAACCTTGCGCCAGTGAACTTCGATGCGCTGTTTATGAACTATCTGCAGCAGCAGGCTGGCGAAGGTGCTGAACAACATCAGGATGCCTGA
- the envC gene encoding murein hydrolase activator EnvC: MRGKATYSTTWIATAVRSVLYASALSAGVLLCAASAHADERDQLKSIQADIAAKQRAIKQQQQQRASLVAQLKAQEEAISAAARKLRETQETLNQLNKQIDEMNAALAKLERQRASQERNLSAQLDAAFRQGPHTGIQMILSGEEGQRNQRMQAYFGYLNQARQETIAELKKTREDVAVQKSMLEEKQSQQQTLVYEQRAQQSKLEQARNERKKTLAGLESSIQKGQQQLSEMRANESRLRGRIAQAAAAAKARADREAREAQDVRDRQQEASRKGTTYKPTESERSLMSRTGGLGSPRGQAFWPVRGSILHRYGEQLQGELRWKGMVIAASEGTEVKAVADGRVILADWLQGYGLVVVVEHGKGDMSLYGYNQSALVSVGTQVRAGQPIALVGSSGGQGRPSLYFEIRRQGQAVNPQPWLGR, from the coding sequence ATGAGGGGAAAGGCGACTTATTCAACTACATGGATCGCAACGGCAGTTCGATCCGTTCTTTACGCCAGCGCGCTTAGCGCTGGCGTATTGCTGTGCGCCGCATCTGCTCACGCCGACGAGCGCGACCAGCTAAAATCCATTCAGGCCGATATCGCCGCTAAGCAGCGGGCGATTAAGCAACAGCAGCAGCAGCGTGCCTCCCTGGTCGCTCAGCTTAAAGCGCAGGAGGAGGCTATTTCCGCCGCCGCGCGCAAGCTGCGTGAAACCCAAGAAACGTTGAATCAGCTGAATAAGCAGATCGATGAAATGAACGCAGCCCTTGCGAAGCTGGAGCGTCAGCGCGCCTCGCAGGAACGCAATCTTTCTGCACAGCTTGATGCCGCGTTTCGTCAGGGGCCGCATACCGGTATCCAGATGATCCTTAGCGGCGAAGAGGGGCAGCGTAACCAGCGCATGCAGGCCTACTTCGGCTATCTGAACCAGGCGCGTCAGGAAACCATTGCCGAGCTTAAGAAGACCCGCGAAGACGTAGCGGTGCAAAAAAGCATGCTGGAAGAGAAACAGAGCCAGCAGCAAACCCTGGTTTACGAACAGCGTGCCCAGCAGAGCAAGCTGGAACAGGCGCGTAACGAACGTAAAAAGACCCTCGCTGGCCTGGAATCCTCTATCCAGAAAGGTCAGCAGCAGCTCAGCGAAATGCGGGCTAACGAATCACGTCTGCGCGGTCGCATCGCCCAGGCGGCGGCGGCGGCCAAAGCGCGCGCCGATCGTGAAGCCAGAGAAGCTCAGGACGTGCGCGATCGCCAACAGGAAGCTTCACGTAAAGGCACCACCTACAAACCGACCGAAAGCGAACGCTCGCTGATGTCCCGAACCGGCGGACTAGGCTCACCTCGCGGCCAGGCATTCTGGCCGGTTCGCGGCTCAATTCTCCATCGCTATGGCGAACAGCTGCAAGGTGAACTACGTTGGAAGGGGATGGTTATCGCTGCGTCTGAAGGCACTGAGGTCAAAGCCGTTGCCGATGGTCGGGTTATTCTCGCCGACTGGCTGCAGGGCTATGGCCTGGTGGTGGTCGTTGAACACGGCAAAGGCGACATGAGTCTTTACGGCTATAACCAAAGCGCGCTGGTCAGCGTCGGCACTCAGGTCCGGGCGGGCCAGCCGATTGCTCTCGTAGGCAGCAGCGGCGGTCAAGGCCGTCCGTCGCTCTATTTCGAAATTCGCCGCCAGGGTCAGGCGGTCAATCCACAGCCGTGGTTGGGAAGATAA
- the trmL gene encoding tRNA (uridine(34)/cytosine(34)/5-carboxymethylaminomethyluridine(34)-2'-O)-methyltransferase TrmL, whose translation MLNIVLFEPEIPPNTGNIIRLCANTGFNLHIIEPMGFTWDDKRLRRAGLDYHEFAAVQRYHDYAAFIENAKPQRLFALTTKGTPAHSAVSYQDGDYLMFGPETRGLPGSILDALPPEQKIRIPMMPDSRSMNLSNAVSVVVYEAWRQLGYPGAVLRS comes from the coding sequence ATGCTTAACATCGTCTTATTCGAACCAGAAATCCCACCAAATACCGGGAATATTATCCGACTGTGCGCCAACACCGGTTTCAATCTGCATATTATTGAGCCCATGGGCTTCACCTGGGACGATAAACGACTGCGCCGCGCCGGGCTGGATTATCACGAATTCGCCGCCGTCCAACGCTATCATGATTACGCCGCGTTTATTGAAAACGCAAAGCCGCAGCGCCTGTTCGCCCTGACCACCAAAGGAACCCCGGCGCACAGCGCGGTCAGCTATCAGGACGGCGATTATCTGATGTTTGGCCCGGAAACTCGCGGACTGCCAGGCAGCATTCTGGATGCCCTGCCGCCGGAGCAAAAAATCCGTATTCCAATGATGCCGGACAGCCGCAGCATGAACCTGTCAAACGCGGTGTCGGTGGTGGTGTATGAAGCCTGGCGTCAGCTGGGGTATCCCGGCGCGGTGCTGCGCAGCTAG